In Cotesia glomerata isolate CgM1 linkage group LG3, MPM_Cglom_v2.3, whole genome shotgun sequence, one genomic interval encodes:
- the LOC123260642 gene encoding proteasome subunit beta type-6: MNIIQNFGPAMNFGSDSMASDWMNAEASTGTSIMACEFNGGVVIGADSRATTGAYISNRTADKLTKITDNIYCCRSGSAADTQAIADIVAYHLGFHQMELGTQPKVETAANVFREMCYNYRDSLVAGILVAGYDSRKGGQVYSIPIGGMCVRQPISIGGSGSTYVYGYVDAHYKPDMTKDQTVELITNTLALAMSRDGSSGGVIRLGIITEAGVERRVILGDELPKFWEG, translated from the exons atgaatatcatACAGAATTTTGGTCCAGCTATGAATTTTGGATCCGATTCAATGGCTTCAGACTGGATGAATGCTGAAGCCAGCACTGga aCCTCAATTATGGCGTGTGAATTTAATGGTGGAGTTGTGATTGGTGCTGATTCACGTGCAACTACtgg AGCATACATTAGTAACAGGACAGCCGACAAGTTGACCAAGATTACTGACAACATTTACTGCTGTCGTTCTGGTTCAGCTGCAGACACTCAAGCAATTGCAGATATTGTCGCATATCACTTAGGTTTTCATCA aatgGAATTAGGAACCCAGCCCAAAGTTGAAACAGCAGCCAATGTATTCCGCGAGATGTGCTACAATTACCGTGATTCACTTGTCGCCGGAATCCTCGTAGCAGGATACGACTCCCGAAAAGGGGGACAAGTTTACAGCATCCCAATCGGAGGAATGTGTGTCCGACAACCAATTTCTATAGGTGGTTCTGGATCAACTTACGTCTACGGTTATGTTGATGCTCACTACAAGCCCGACATGACCAAGGATCAAACTGTCGAGCTGATTACAaaca cTCTTGCACTTGCGATGAGCCGCGACGGAAGCAGTGGTGGTGTCATTCGTCTTGGAATAATAACGGAAGCAGGCGTGGAACGTCGTGTAATTCTTGGTGACGAATTACCTAAATTCTGGGAAGGATAA